Proteins from a single region of Echeneis naucrates chromosome 2, fEcheNa1.1, whole genome shotgun sequence:
- the lig4 gene encoding DNA ligase 4: protein MEGTSKSDAADQPSVAAQVPFLHLCNTLEKIQKSKPRPDKSKFLGDFIASWRKFHSALHKDRPNTTDSFYPAMRLIVPPFERERMAYGIKESMLAKLYIDVLGLPKDGQEANKLLNYRAPTTSQGEAGDFAGMAYFVLKKRCSHQGNLSIKEVNDFLDSVAANNASKQKDLVKKNLLHLITQSSALEQKWLIRMILKDMKLGISKETVLQIFHPDAAELYNVNTDLNKVCQQLHNPSVSLSEVSIGLFSAFKPMLAAVANIRNVEKQMANSPFYIQTKLDGERIQLHKDGDVYKYYSRNAFEYTQQFGGSRLEGSLTPYIHNVFKSHIVSCILDGEMMAYNPTTQNYMQKGSKFDIKRLMDDSELQTCFCVFDVLLVNNQKLGKETLKKRYETIQTVFTPVKGRIHLVPQTEARTMQDVVNALNDAIDNREEGIMVKDPLSIYKPDKRGEGWLKIKPEYVDGLMDELDLLIVGGYWGKGRRGGMMSHFLCAVAEAPKPGEKPSVFHSFCRIGSGYTMKELYDLGLKLAKHWKVYRKNDPPASILCGPEKPEVYIEPCNSVIIQVKAAEIVGSDMYKTNCTLRFPRIEKIRDDKDWHQCMTLAELDQFRSKASGKLASRHLSIDDNEPQKKKRKVAAKPKKVAGVIDHFKPQDLSGVTKETDMFEDVEFCILNGTEDHPKPELEKGVARCGGIVVQNPGPDTYCVIAGVENMRVKNLILSNQHDVVWAAWLLECLGKKEVVPWQPHHMIHMSPTTKEHFAREYDSFGDSYYVDTDEQQLRDVFGRIDKVKALPDVSVAQVEQRYSWDDLPSSMFRPFRVYMDRYTDIGDPETAIPATCLDIRALEFRYHGGTVVQKLEEGISHVVITEETRLLDLRTLRRCFRKKFKIVKDSWVSESINAGYLLNDTDYLV, encoded by the exons ATGGAGGGAACTTCCAAAAGTGATGCTGCTGATCAGCCGTCTGTTGCAGCACAGGTTCCTTTCCTTCATCTGTGCAACACTTTGGAGAAAATCCAGAAGTCGAAACCGCGTCCAGATAAATCCAAGTTCCTTGGGGATTTCATTGCGTCGTGGAGAAAGTTTCATTCTGCCCTCCACAAAGACAGGCCCAACACAACAGACTCTTTCTACCCAGCCATGCGCCTCATAGTTCCCCCTTTTGAACGAGAGCGGATGGCATATGGCATCAAAGAGAGCATGTTGGCTAAACTCTACATCGATGTGTTGGGCCTGCCAAAGGACGGGCAAGAGGCCAATAAACTGTTGAACTACCGAGCTCCGACTACATCCCAAGGAGAAGCTGGAGACTTTGCTGGCATGGCATACTTTGTGCTGAAGAAACGGTGCAGCCACCAAGGAAACCTCAGCATCAAAGAAGTCAATGACTTTCTGGACTCGGTGGCTGCTAACAATGCAAGCAAGCAGAAGGATCTCGTGAAAAAGAATCTTCTGCACCTCATCACCCAGAGCTCGGCTCTCGAGCAAAAATGGCTCATCAGAATGATACTAAAGGACATGAAGCTCGGGATCAGCAAAGAAACTGTTCTTCAGATCTTCCATCCTGATGCGGCGGAACTCTATAACGTCAACACGGACTTGAACAAGGTGTGCCAACAGTTACACAACCCTTCTGTTTCTTTAAGCGAGGTCTCCATTGGCCTCTTCTCTGCCTTCAAGCCCATGCTGGCAGCGGTGGCTAACATCCGCAATGTGGAGAAACAGATGGCCAACAGCCCTTTTTACATCCAGACCAAGCTGGACGGGGAGCGTATTCAGCTACACAAAGATGGAGACGTGTACAAATACTACAGCCGAAATGCTTTTGAGTACACGCAGCAGTTTGGAGGCTCTCGACTGGAGGGCTCACTGACTCCCTACATCCACAACGTCTTCAAAAGCCACATTGTGAGCTGCATCCTCGACGGAGAGATGATGGCGTACAACCCAACCACACAGAACTACATGCAGAAAGGGAGTAAGTTCGACATCAAGAGGCTGATGGATGACTCTGAGTTACAGACGTGCTTCTGCGTTTTTGACGTGTTGTTGGTCAACAACCAGAAGCTTGGAAAGGAAACGCTGAAGAAGCGCTACGAGACCATTCAGACGGTTTTCACCCCAGTCAAGGGAAGGATTCACCTCGTGCCACAAACCGAAGCTAGAACCATGCAGGATGTGGTGAATGCTCTCAATGATGCCATCGACAACAGGGAAGAAGGGATCATGGTGAAAGATCCTTTATCCATCTACAAACCTGACAAACGGGGGGAGGGATGGCTGAAAATTAAGCCAGAATATGTTGATGGCTTGATGGATGAGCTGGACCTGCTGATTGTCGGCGGTTACTGGGGTAAAGGAAGACGTGGCGGTATGATGTCACACTTCTTATGTGCTGTTGCAGAAGCTCCAAAGCCTGGCGAGAAACCGTCAGTTTTCCACAGCTTCTGCCGCATCGGCTCTGGCTACACCATGAAGGAGTTGTATGACCTTGGATTGAAGCTAGCCAAGCACTGGAAAGTGTACCGGAAGAACGACCCACCAGCATCCATCCTGTGTGGGCCAGAGAAGCCAGAAGTCTACATTGAACCCTGCAACTCTGTCATCATCCAGGTCAAGGCAGCTGAAATAGTCGGTAGTGACATGTATAAAACCAACTGTACTCTTCGCTTTCCCAGGATTGAGAAAATCCGTGATGACAAAGACTGGCATCAGTGCATGACTCTGGCAGAGCTGGATCAGTTCCGCAGCAAGGCGTCGGGGAAGCTCGCCTCCAGGCACCTTAGCATCGACGACAATGAACCGCAGAAGAAGAAGCGTAAGGTGGCAGCCAAACCCAAGAAGGTGGCCGGCGTCATCGACCATTTCAAGCCTCAGGACCTGTCTGGGGTGACCAAGGAGACAGATATGTTTGAGGATGTGGAGTTCTGCATCCTGAATGGCACCGAGGATCATCCCAAGCCTGAGCTGGAGAAGGGGGTGGCCAG GTGTGGAGGGATCGTGGTTCAGAACCCGGGGCCGGACACCTACTGTGTGATTGCCGGTGTGGAGAACATGCGTGTGAAGAACCTGATTTTGTCCAACCAGCATGACGTGGTTTGGGCTGCCTGGCTGCTGGAGTGCCTGGGCAAGAAGGAAGTGGTCCCATGGCAACCACACCATATGATCCACATGTCGCCCACCACCAAGGAACACTTTGCCAGGGAGTACGACAGCTTCGGCGACAGCTACTATGTGGACACTGACGAGCAGCAGCTGCGAGACGTGTTCGGCAGGATCGACAAGGTCAAGGCGTTGCCAGACGTGAGTGTCGCACAGGTGGAGCAGCGTTACAGCTGGGATGACCTTCCCTCCAGCATGTTCAGGCCCTTCAGAGTTTACATGGACAGGTACACTGACATAGGAGACCCAGAAACAGCCATTCCCGCCACCTGTCTGGACATCAGGGCGCTGGAGTTTCGCTACCATGGAGGAACCGTCGTgcagaagctggaggagggaaTCTCTCATGTTGTCATCACAGAAGAAACAAGACTTCTGGATCTGAGAACTCTGAGACGCTGCTTTAGGAAGAAGTTTAAGATTGTGAAAGACTCATGGGTGTCTGAGTCCATCAACGCGGGATATCTGCTGAACGACACAGACTATTTGGTTTGA